The genomic window GTACTCCCTTTATGAACCGGATGGCACCAAACGCATTGTAGAGTACACTGCCGACAAGCACAACGGATTCCAGGCTCACGTGAAGCGGGTTGGACACGCTCATCAACCGCAGGTGTATGGACATGGTCACGAGGGTGGATTTGGCGGACACGAACACGGACATGGATTCGTGGGAGGAGAATCATTCCATGGAAAACATCATGATGGACATGCAACTAGCTACGCCAACTCCAATCTCTATTCGCATCACTGAAATATGTGATTTACATTTACTGGACTtcgttaaatttaaaaaaaaacacgctcgAGAAATCATTAAATTAGGATCTTCATGTAATTGTTATCTCGTTGGCTGAGTCACTTGTATCCGACACATAGACGACACCGAAATATATGCTTCATATATTTATTATTCACTATTTATTTCTTCGGTGCTATTATATCTTATCTGTTGATATTTTAACTCAGCTTCAATGCGTTTTGGtgcaataataaaacacaatgtATCGATCTAGAGTTGCAATATTGAGAGAAAATGAGTTtcttttattaataaaaaacttTAACAAAACATCACTGTAGATAATGGTTAACATATAGTTTTTGTTATAATCTGAAATATCAACAGGATATTGATTGAATTTATAAAAGATCAGCTGAAAACTGTATTGAGATTGATGAAAGTTTAATTCAATTCTTCAAAATATGAATTCTAATTTTTCTTATACAAGTTGTGAC from Toxorhynchites rutilus septentrionalis strain SRP unplaced genomic scaffold, ASM2978413v1 HiC_scaffold_110, whole genome shotgun sequence includes these protein-coding regions:
- the LOC129781466 gene encoding adult-specific cuticular protein ACP-20-like; translation: MFKLIVLSVVVLGVVVSAHWDGGYGGHEHKDHHTYPKYKFEYGVKDHKTGDNKQQWEHRDGDVVKGQYSLYEPDGTKRIVEYTADKHNGFQAHVKRVGHAHQPQVYGHGHEGGFGGHEHGHGFVGGESFHGKHHDGHATSYANSNLYSHH